The genomic DNA GGCAGTTGCGTCAGGTCCAGGCGCATGCGCGCTTCGGCCTGGTAGGTCTCGCCCGGCTTGACCATATTGCGCTCGAACACGCGCCAGCCACGCACGCGCTGGATGAACTGCAGCGCGCCCTTCAGGCGCATGAACGGCAATTGCAGGCCGCCGGTGGAAACGCGGTACTGGCGCGTGAGCGGATGGTAGGACAGCCGCACGCTGCGGCTGGCATTGACGGGCTTTTCGTCGAACCAGTACCAGCGTGGGCGGGTGAGCTGGAAATCGACGACGAAATACAGCGAGATGCCTTTGTTGAGCGCGTCTTCAAGCGGCGGCGGCAGATCGAAATCGAAACTCGCGGCCAGGTCGAAGCCGCCGTCCTGGTACTCGATGCGGGCCTCGTTGACTTCAATGCCGTCGGCCCGTGCCGCGCCCGGCAGCGCGATCAGCGTCATCAGCACGCCGAGCATGATCGTCGCCGCGAGCCACCACGACGCCAGCCGCGCGCGCGCGCTGCATGCCGGGCCGGGGCCGGCTATTGCACCAGCAGCACCAGTTGCACCAGCTGCCGCAAGGGGCACGCACGCACTGTCGTCTGGGACGCGAAGGACGAACAAGCGAAGCGGGTTCGGCATTGGGATCGATTGGGATCGGTCAGGGTCGTTTCTGGAAACGGGCGTAGAAGAAGCCATCGTGATCGGTGGGCAGGCCTTCCTGGCTGCCATTTCCGCCACCGGCCAACTGATCCTTGCTACCGGGCAGCATCTGGCCGGGCGCCTGCAATCGTATCGCATCTGGTAGCTGTGCACCAAACCAGCGCGCCTGCTCTTCGTTCTCCGTTGGGAAAATAGAACAGGTGACATAGACCAGGATGCCGCCCGGCTTGAGCAGGTTCCAGAGCTGCGACACGATGCGCCGCTGCTCGGTGACCAGGCGGGGGATATCCACCTCGCGGCGCAGCCAGCGGATGTCCGGGTGGCGGCGCACGATGCCCGAGGCGGAGCACGGCACGTCGGCCAGGATGCGGTCGTACTGGCGGTTGTCCCACCAGTCCTGCGGGCGGCTGGCGTCGCCTACCACCACGGTGGCTTGCTGGCCCAGGCGCGCGAGGTTCTCGTCGATGCGCGTGGCGCGCTGCGCGTCGCTCTCGAGCGCGGTGACTTCTACGTTAGCGAGTTCCAGGATATGGCCGGTCTTGCCGCCGGGCGCGGCGCACGCATCGAGCACGCGCTG from Cupriavidus sp. D39 includes the following:
- a CDS encoding DUF4390 domain-containing protein, with the translated sequence MLGVLMTLIALPGAARADGIEVNEARIEYQDGGFDLAASFDFDLPPPLEDALNKGISLYFVVDFQLTRPRWYWFDEKPVNASRSVRLSYHPLTRQYRVSTGGLQLPFMRLKGALQFIQRVRGWRVFERNMVKPGETYQAEARMRLDLTQLPKPFQINAVNTREWNLASEWRRFNFTVPTEFPPPTAPTPAPQLVPVPVPPPVPAPASAASAPVAGETRAVPFAQTVSTVLSPTTLVQPAAGQP